The Gossypium arboreum isolate Shixiya-1 chromosome 6, ASM2569848v2, whole genome shotgun sequence DNA window TCCGTACAATGTAGTTTCGAGAATTTCCTTCTTCGTGGCTGGGATTTCATTGTTGGTCATGCTAATTATGTCTGCAAGCTTAAACAAACTCTTCCTACTTTATCTGCTGCTCTTCAAGAACTGAGGGCGCAAAGAGATGACGTACTACGGAAGGTTGATGTGGCTGAACAACGACTATTGAAGCGACTTGAGCGAGTTCAGCTATGGCTTTCAAAAGCGGAAACTATGATAATAGAGGCTGAAAGATTGGTTGAAGATGGCCCTCAACAAATGAATAACTTGTATTTCGGCGGCTGTGCTTCCAAGAGTTGCCCGTCTAGCTACAAGTTTGGTAAAAAAGTGGCCAAAATGCTTCTAGAAATAAATGATCACATGAGTAAGGGAGCTTTTGAGAAAGTTGCGGAGGATCAGCCCGCAGCTTCAGTGGTAGTAAGACCTGTAGAGCAGACGGTTGCTCTAGAATCCACTATCCAAAAGGTATGGAGTTGCATCGTAGAAAAAGATGTGGGGATCATTGGCCTCTATGGCTTGGGAGGCGTTGGCAAGACGACACTCTTGACCAAACTCAACAACAAGTTCAGCACCACACCAAATTATTTTGAAGTTGTTATCTGGGCTTTGGTATCTAAAGATTACGATGTTGAAAAGATTCAAGATAGGATTGGCGAATATGTTGGTTTTTCGGATGGATCCTGGAAGAATAAAAGTGCTGACCTGAAAGCCATAGATATCTACGGGATCTTGAGTAACAAGAGGTTTGTTGTATTATTGGATGATTTATGGCAGAGGGTGGATTTGAACCAAGTTGGGATACCAAAACCAAGCCAAGAAAATGGTTCCAAACTTATTTTTACTACTCGATCTTTGGAGATATGTGGCGAAATGGGAGCTCGAAGGAAAATCAAAGTGGAGTGCCTAGAACCGGAGAAGGCTTGGGAATTGTTCCAAGACAAGGTTGGAGATGAAACTCTCAACAGCCATCCAGATATTCCAAACCTAGCTAAACAAGTAGCTGAAAGGTGCGGTGGGTTGCCTCTTGCACTAATTACAATCGGTCGTGCCATGGCTTGCAAGACAACACTTGAGGAATGGAATTATGCAATTGAGATGTTGAAGCGATGTGCATTGCCAAAAATGAAAAATGAGGTATATCCGCTTTTAAAATTCAGTTATGATAATTTGCCTAATTCTACAATGAAATGTTGCTTCCTGTATTGTTGTCTTTATCCTGAAGATTACTGTATTCCCAAAAAGAGATTAGTGGAGTATTGGTTTTGTGAAGGGCTATTGGATAAATTTGATAGAATTAATGAAGCTCAAATGCAAGGTGGCGACATTATCAGCTCTCTTCTGAATGCTTGTTTATTGGAAAGGGACGGAGAAGATTGTGTGAAGATGCATGATGTGATCCGTGACATGGCTTTATGGATTACACGCAAGTTCGAAGCAACAGAGAATAAATTTTTTGTAAAAGCAGGAGCTCAATTATTTGAAGAACCAGATGTCAAGGCATGGAAAAGAGTAAAAAGAATGTCAGTGATGAAAAATGAGATTCAACTGCTCAAAGAAACACCCAAATGCCCTAACCTTCGAACCTTGTTTCTTAGCAATAATAATTTGAAAGTGATCAGTGATGGTTTCTTCCAATTTATACCTCATCTAACTGTTTTGGATTTGTCAGAAAACTGTTATTTACGAGTGTTGCCTAAGGGAATTTCACAGTTGGTTTCACTTGAATGTATTGATCTATCTTGGACTGGTATATCAGAGTTGCCAATGGAGTTGAGATCGTTGACAAAACTAAAAATGTTGGACTTGAGTTATATGTCTGATCTCGAAAATATCCCACAATATCTGGTATCTAGTTTTTCCAAGTTGCAGATATTCAGATTGTGGTTTAAAAGGTTGTTGCTGCAAAATAAAGATTATCCTAATGAAGACAATGTTTTGAATGAGGGTCATGAAAAGCTTATAGAGGAGTTGAAAGGTTTGCAACGTTTGAATATACTAAGTACACCCATAAAAAGCATGTTCTGTCTAGAAAGATTCCTGAGCTTTGACTTGTTTGGACGTAGGACCCAAGCACTACAACTTATTGATTTTAGAGAACCAGAAATGTTTGATGTTTTATGCTTAGAAAATTTGGAGCATCTAGAGGCACTACAATTCCTTGATTGTGGAATTATGGAGATAAAAATGGAAAAGTTGTCTACATGGGTGTCTTCAAGTAATTGTACTTCATGCTTTCACGCATTGAGCACAGTTCAAATTTTTCACTGTAAGAAATTGAGAGACATGACCTGGCTGATTCTTGCTCCAAATCTAAGGAATCTCGATATAACAGGGTGTTATGAAATGGAAGAAATATTGAGTGAGGAAAAACTTGGTGAAGTTGCAGGTGTGATTGGAGTTTCATACCCTAAATCATTTCTGAAGCTTGAAACACTTGACTTACGTCATCTACCAAAATTGAAAAGCATATATTGGGATGCCCTACCCTTCCCATGTCTGAAACACATTCTTATAAAGTATTGCAAAGAACTGAAGAAGCTTCCTCTCAACTTAGACAGTGCAAAAGGGAATCTGCTCAGCATTAAGGGAAGCAAAGATTGGTGGGCAAGAGTAGAATGGGAAAATGAAGTCACTCGGGATGCTTTTCTCCCTTCTTTCAAGCTTTTGTACTAAAAATTGTAAAGTGGTTCATTtgttgtgtgatatttgaattttgaaattaaaatttcatgtaatGTAATTAGCTAAATCAAAGTTTATTCTATATCAggtgtaaatttaaaatttattcctttTAACACTATTAAGCAAAAccaaatttttgttaattattaattaacttaatatttatttagtattatttttagtatataaatataaataatacaatttataatttcacatatataaatgcAAACCCAGCAACCATAAACAGCAAAAGAGATTGAAACTAAGAGCCTCAACATtggtattaatttttaaaattttataattgagAATAATAGCTTatgtttttttataaatattataaataaaatttcttttgaagttgtatgtaaaataaattatattttttgacAATAATTAAGTTGgcatgttattatatatattatattttaaactaaTACATtctacttattattattttaaaataataataaaaatattcatatttatatgtttttgttatatttttatttgcatgttatttttattattttaatataatttttattatttttatgtaggTAAAAGATATATATTTTAAACTGATACTTTAAAATTGAGAAAGAGTGCGGGGGATACTAAGTATGTCGCCTACTAAATAGGGGTCACTGGTGCCGCTTATTAGATAGGTACCATACCCCTTTTCGTATTTTTATACCTAGACAAAAGTGGTGCTGCCTATCACTTTGGCACCActactaaaatattattttatttttttaattaaattatgtcaGAATGCTAAGGTAGTGCCGCCTACGCACCATCTTCCACCTTTATGaatgtaccattttggtacataatttttagaacatgccatttcaagatgtatatattttttaatattatttaggtAAAAACTTGTATAGttcaaatgaaaaaaattatttatttaatatcaatttagtaattaaatgaacattaaaaattatttttgtcgATTCAAAAGTTTTTCGAACTCATACTTTTATTTAGATTATagttaaataagtaaaatttacaaataatggGATTTAAatcaataatattattatttcatatattcaattttatcataataaaagtaattaaaatgatgTCACACTCCACTTTGGGTAAAAGTATCACAAAACTTCTTGTACTATATCATGGattgcattttagtccttttattgaaaaataagtaAATGAGCCCATATACTTTAGATGAGTGAGAAAATAGtctattccataaaatttcatgtttatacaaggtataataataaatttagcccctcaatttttacacatttattcaattttgagGCCTACTCTTTTATTGgagtaaattaaatttttaaaaaaacctaATAAAACTAAAGGGTCAAAAAAGTCTTagtaacaaattaaaaaaatcaactgacccttttaaaatttaaaattatttaaaaattataaaaactatatacaaaatttattaaaaaagttataaatttttattaaaaataacaatagaGACCCATTAAAATCTAATTATTATAAGATTTTAGAAGAATTTGGCCTTATAATTTTTATTGGATGgatattgttatttttaaaaatatatataagttttataattttatttataattttaaataatttataaattttaaaatcaatttattgattttttaaccTATTCAATTAGAAATAATAGTTATTAAgaattattttaaaagaaaaacctaaaGTGATCCGATTAATAAAAGTTAAGCCACAGATGTAACAATCATAGACAGAAAAGATAATAGCAGAGGAACCGACAGAAGAAGCAAAGCTAGAGCTGAACCAGATAACCAAGAACTTCCAGATTTCCAAGCACAAGACTTAGATAATCACAGCAAGCCTGATCGATTCAAATTCCAACTATCTTTCACCAGGAAACTACTAGAATTCTGCTACTGCATCTGCTCCAACTATACAAACGAGCTGAGACCTGTGCTAATTTGGTGGATCCTCTTCCACCCACTACCTGTCTTCTTCGTATATTTGGCTAAAAAAGTTAGCTGCTTTGACTTCCTTCTCTGGGTATACACTTTGTGAATCTGCTTGCTTTATCTTTACTATCCATAATGAAAGCTCTAATGGTTGAAACCCCATCTTCTTTAACTTTATTTCATGTGCATCCTCTTCATAACTGTGCCACAACCGCCTTCCACCTCAATCTGTTCAAACCCAATCTtctttaactttatttttctttcacttttccaCTATACCTAACTTTATTTTTAACACAATTCACTTTGCATCCACATCTCATTTGTTTCCTTTATTTTATCTTTCATTTGCCAGAATCATGGGCAATTGCTGCTCCGTACAATGTAGTTTCGAGAATTTCCTTCTTCGTGGCTGGGATTTCATTGTTGGTCATGCTAATTATGTCTGCAAGCTTAAACAAACTCTTCCAACTTTATCTTCTGCTCTTCAAGAACTGAGGGCACAAAGAAATGACGTGCGAAGGCAGGTTGATCTTGCAGAACAACGACTATTGAAGCCATTTGAGCAAGTTCAGCTATGGCTTTCAAAAGCAGAAACTATGATAACAGAGGCGGAGGAATTGGTTTCAAATGGTCCTCAACAAATGAATAACTTGTGTCTCGGTGGCTGCATTTCcaagtgtgaaaaataaaatagaataaaataaataaaaataaagaacacataaattttacgtggaaaccctttcgggaaaaaaaccacgggcagaggagaagaaaattcactatgtcgaaaaatttttactctaatacaagaggaatagactatgtctatttataggcttgcaaagccatattctaagaggattgaaacaccttatcctaatcaatataaaatagatggagtttaataaggtttaaaaccttattctaaaataaaataaaagaagtctagttctatatggattttacttttattttattttccatcgtattttatttaaataagaatttgggtcacttaattctaacaccaaGAATTGCTTGTCTAGCTACAAATTTGGTAAAAAAGTAGCGGAAATGCTTCAAGAAATAAGTTATCATAAGAGTAAAGGAGCTTTTGAGAAAGTAGTGGAGAATCAGCCCGCAGCTTCAGTGGTAGTAAGACCTGTGGAGCAGCCGGTTGCTCTAGAATCCACTATCCAAAAGGTATGGAGTTGCATCGTTGAAACAGATGTGGGGATCATCGGCCTCTATGGCTTGGGGGGCGTTGGCAAGACAACACTCTTGACCAAGCTCAACAACAAGTTCAGCACCACACCGAATGGTTTCGATGTTGTTATCTAGGCACTGGTGTCTAAAGATTACGATGTTGGAAAGATTCAAGATAGGATTGGTAGAAATCTTGGGTTTTCATATGACTCCTGGAAGAATAAAAGTGTTGACCAGAAAGTTACTGATATCTATGGTGTCTTGCGCAACAAGAGATTTGTTGTATTATTGGATGATTTATGGCAGAGGGTGGATTTGAACCAAGTTGGGATACCAAAACCAAGCCAAGAAAATGGTTCCAAACTTATTTTTACTACTCGATCTTTGGAGATATGTGGCGAAATGGGAGCTCGAAGGAAAATCAAAGTGGAGTGCCTAGAACCGGAGAAGGCTTGGGAATTGTTCCAAGACAAGGTTGGAGATGAAACTCTCAACAGCCATCCAGATATTCCAAACCTAGCTAAACAAGTAGCTGAAAGGTGCGATGGGCTGCCTCTTGCACTAATTACAATCGGTCATGCCATGGCTTGCAAGACAACACTTGGGGAATGGAAATATGCAATTGAGATGTTGAAGCGATGTGCATTGCCAAAAATGGAAAATGAGGTATTTCTGCTTTTAAAATTCAGTTATGATAATTTGCCTAATGCTACAATAAAATGTTGTCTCTTATATTGTTGTCTGTATCCCGAAGATTATTGTATTCCCAAAAAGAGATTAGTGGAGTATTGGTTTTGTGAAGGGCTATTGAATGGATTTGATAGAATTAGTGAAGCTCAAATGCAAGGAGACCACATAATCTACTCTCTTATTAGTGCTTGTTTATTGGAAAATGTTGGTGAAATAGATGGAGAAGATTGTGTGAAGATGCATGATGTGATCCGTGACATGGCTTTATGGATTACACGTGAGTTTGAAGCAACAGAGAAcaatttttttggaaaaatagGGGCTCAAGTATTTGAAGAACCAAATGTTACGGCATGGGAAAATGTAAAAAGAATGTCAGTGATGGAAAATAAGATTGAAGTTCTCAAAGAAACACCCAAATGCCCTAACCTTCGAACCTTGTTTCTTAGCCAAAATGAGTTGCAAGTGATCAGCGATGGTTTCTTCCAATTTATACCTCTTCTAACTGTTTTGGATTTGTCAGGAAACCTTCGATTACGAGCTCTACCTGTGGGAATTTCACAATTGGTTTGTCTAGAATGTTTTGATCTGTCTTATACTGGTATAGAAGAGTTGCCAACAGAGTTGAAATCGTTGACAAAACTAAAAATGTTGGACTTGAGTTATATGCACAATCTCAAAAAAATCCCACAACATTTGATATCTAATTTTTCCAAGTTGCAAATATTCAGAATGTGGTCGGTGCAAAATAGAGATTATCCTAATGAAGACAATGTTTTGTATGGGGGTAATGAAAAGCTTATGCAGGAGTTGAAAGGTTTGCAACATTTGAATATACTATCGATACCGATTAAAAGCATGTTTTGTCTAGAAAGATTCTTGAACATTAACTTGTTTCTATGTTGGACCCAAGCACTTCAACTTTGTGATTTTAGAGaatcaaaaatatttaatattttatgctTAAAAAATTTGGAGTGTCTACAGACACTATGTTATTGTGAAGATATGGAGATGAAAATGGAAAAGCTGCTAATTAATGCTTCATGCTATCACACATTGAGCACGGTTGAAATTTATGAGTGTGTCAAATTGAAAGATAGGAGCTGGCTGATTCTTGCTCCAAATTTAAGAAATCTCAAGATATATTTGTGTGATAAAATGGAAGAAATATTGAATGAGGGAAAGCTTGGTGAAGTTGCAGGTGTGATTGGAATTCCATACGCTAAATCATTTCTGAAGCTTGAAACACTATACTTATTTTGGCTACCGAAGTTGAAGAACATGTACTGGGATGCCCTACCCTTTCCATGTCTAAAACTTATTCGTATAAATGCCTGCCGAGAACTGAAGAAATTTTCTCTCAACTCAGATAGTGCGAAAGGGAATCAACTCAGCATTGAGGGAAGCAAAGATTGGTGGGCAACAGTAGAATGGGAAAATGAAGCCACTCGAGATGCTTTTCTCCCTTCTTTCAAGTCTGTTCCTACATGAAATGTAAAAAATCCTAAAAATTATGAAGTTTTTCATTGTTGTGTGATGTTTGAATTTTGAGAAATAtttgtaataatttattttaattagctGCTTCTCTTTCTAATCTTAGACTTTAAGAAGAAACATTAAAATCTTCCACCATTTTAGACGATTGCAAGAGGCCTCATCACCCATAGTCAATGAATAAACAATACCCTTTGCTCAAAGCTCTAAAATAAGTATGATGCGGTGTGGGAATCTGCAATCTCGACATGTATATGGGTGCTGCTTGCAGTCATTGCCTGAATtgtaaataagaaataaatattcGTAAGTTATTTGAATTCGATTAATAAAAACTCGAATTCAATTTGTTCTATCATGTAGTGTGATATAATGACTTTAATGATGTACAATTTGATTcgatttaaaaatcattaaaattattattgatgTAATATTATTTTAcgtttacatattatatataaacaatattatttaatttaatatatttattttctaaatgtgtaaaattgaataaaaattaaaattttatatatataattgaaccaaaatcaaagtttatgtattACATTGAACatgtgtaaatttaaaatttattacttTTTAATTAAGCAAAACCAAATTTTGGTTAATTATTaactaatataatatttatttagtattaattttaatatataaatataaataatataatttatagttttaatcaatttaacaaattaaaatgaattaatatgataTGATTTTTATACATTGAACACAActtcaaaaaggaaaaaaattacgGAACAACTTTAAAACTCGTGAAGGATCAATTATTGAGTCCAGTAAATACATTaagaaatcaaaaaaaaaaaaaaactttataccTTACTAATGCTATGGTTAATTCCAAGAAAATCAAGCACATTTTAATTTCAACTAAAACCCCATAAATTATTTATGTTAaatcataaatataataaaataaaataaattaacaaaattttcCCCAGCGGGGAAGCTTTGTACCGTTCTACGGGCTGGTTTTTCggatctttcattttctatttatttttttcttcacaTTCCCACCTTAATTTATAAATACAGTACAATTTCACTGTAAACTTTGTTTTACATATGTAAATGCAAACCCAGAAAATTTCAGAAACCATTTACTGCAAAAGAGATATCTTTTAAGCTTTGGCTGCTTCAAATTCTTTGTTGAAATACCCTCTTTTTTTTCTCCATTAATCACTCTGCTTTTGAAACTTTTCTTTGCACTGATCATCTCTGTTTCCACTGTTTACTTTTTAGGGTGATTTCAATCTtttgttcttttttattttttgtgttaataaggtgaaaatatttaaatatgttgATCTGGATttacttaattttgttttaattttttttaggtgAGAAATGACGAGAACTTCACTTCATGGGAATTTACATGTTACCATTTATGAAGTTAATAATCTCGAAGGTGGTGGATTCTTCCGAAAGGTatacaatatatacatacataaatatatcATAAGGACGTGAATTTTGATTCTGttgaataaatattaaaactatacataaattttgtttttaatatgtAATATCGTTAGTGAattttgatttggttcaattatataCATCGGTTCTTATTTAGTTTTTTATATCATTTGGGTTTTTATTGATGtaataatattttatgtttatgaGGATAATTATATTTGATGTGAAAATAAGTGAAACTTTTTTCGGTAAAAATATCATGGAGGCCCCCTGTATTAAAAGTAATATTGCATTTTGTCCCTTTTACTttaaaaaaatgagcaaattagtctttgtacgttagattaaagagcaaactaGTCTTTTCTGCTAAAAACTTTAtccatttatatttttaaaaatttgtgtGGCTGACAAAATAATCATTTGAGTTTTACAAGAACCAATTTTAAACAAtagaaatggataaaattttaatatgatgattaatttACTCGTTGATCTAATGTAAAagaattaatttatctatttttgaaTAGAAGctcaataatttttttcaaatgaATAGCATTGAATTAAATAAGTACAATTGAATAAAATCTGAGTTATAATTTTGTTTCTTTATCCCTTTTGATTCTTAAGAGCCACCAAAAGAGAAGATCTTATATCAttacaatttttatatataaatacatgAATATTAGTTGAGAAGGCTGACTTGAGTCCTTATTTCAAATGTTCATGTTGTTATCTTAGATGTTCTTTTTCTTATGGTTACTCTATAGGTTTATCTCTGTCTTGTTTTTGTTTTCCTTGGTCTGAAATATATGCCTGTTAATGGCAGTTAATGGCAAATGTTGAGGAATCGATTGGTATCGGCAAAGGATCAGGGAAGCTTTACGCGACCATTGATCTCGAGAAGGCTAGAGTTGGAAGGACAAGAAAAGTCGAAAGCGACGACCCTTCGTGGAATGAGTCTTTCCACATTTACTGCGCACATATGGCTAACGATGTAATCTTTACGGTCAAACAAGCCGGTTCTATTGGAGCAAACGTAATTGGCAGAGCATATTTGCCGGTTGAGGATATCTTATCAGGGGAAGAAGTGGATAGGTGGATTGAACTCAAGGATGAAGAGATGCAAAACTTGGAAAATGAGGCTAAAATCCATGTCAAGATTCGTTATTTCGATGTTACCAAGGACCGGAACTGGAACCGTGGTATTGTAAGTCGTAAGTTTCCTGGAGTTCCGTATACTTATTATCCCCAGAGACATGGGTGTAAGGTGTTCCTATACCAGGATTCACATATACCTGATGGATTTATTCCGAAAATTCCTCTTGCTGGAAGCAAGTATTATGAGCCACATCGATGTTGGGAGGACATTTTCGATGCGGTCACGAATGCCAAACACTTGGTTTACATTGCCGGTTGGTCTGTTTTTACTGAGATCAAGTTGATACGAGATTCGAAGAGATCTAAGCGAGGGGGAGACACCAAGCTTGGTGACTTGCTTAAGAAGAAAGCAAGTCAAGGTGTTCGGGTTAATTTGCTTATTTGGGATGATAGAACATCTGTTGGTGCATTGAAGAAAGATGGATTAATGGCCACACATGATGAAGAAACCGAGAAATTCTTCGAGGACAGTGATGTCAACTGCGTGTTATGCCCTCGTGATCCCGATGACGGTGGATCTATCGTCCAGGAGTTGCAAATCTCCACCATGTTCACTCATCATCAAAAGATTGTTGTAGTGGATGCTGCGATGCCTAATGGAGATACGGATAGGAAACGAATCGTGAGCTTTATTGGCGGTCTTGATCTTTGCGATGGAAGATACGACACACCTTTTCATTCCCTTTTCAGGACTTTGGACACAGCTCACGCTGATGATTTTCATCAGCCAAACTTTGCTGAAGCTTCAATCAACAAAGGTGGTCCAAGGGAGCCTTGGCATGACATCCATTGTCGACTCGAAGGGCCAATTGCTTGGGATGTCTTGTTCAATTTCGAACAAAGATGGAAACGACAAGGCGGTAAAGACGTACTACTTGATATCAAAGACCTTGAAGGTACCATCATTCCCCCCTCTCCAATTACATACCCTAATGACCATGAGACTTGGAATGTACAACTATTTAGATCAATTGATGGCGGTGCCGCTTTTGGTTTCCCTGACTCACCCGAAGATGCTGCCAGGGCTGGACTCGTTAGCGGAAAAGACCAAATCATCGATCGAAGTATTCAAGATGCTTACATTAACGCTATCCGACGAGCCCAGAACTTTATCTATATCGAAAATCAGTATTTCCTCGGAAGCTCCTTCGATTGGAGTGCTGATGATGATGACATTAAGCCTGAAGACATTAATGCTTTGCATTTGATTCCCAAAGAGCTTTGTCTTAAAGTAGTTAGCAAGATTCGAGCAGGAGAGAGGTTCACAGTGTATGCTGTAATCCCTATGTGGCCTGAAGGTATCCCAGAAAGTGGATCAGTACAAGCCATATTAGATTGGCAAAGGAGGACCATGAACATGATGTACAAAGAAATCGCTCAAGCTCTTAAATCTGAAGGACGTGACGAGGATCCTCGGAACTATTTAACATTCTTTTGTCTCGGCAACCGAGAGATGAAGAAGGGTGGAGAATATGAACCTACAGAAACACCGGAGCCCGATTCCAATCACGCTAGAGCTCAAGATGCCCGTCGTTTCATGATCTATGTTCATACCAAAATGATGTTGGGTAAGTAAAAAGAAACTCAGGTTTAACTCGGTTGGTTTATATCGTTACCTCTAATAAGTCTAGAGCTCGATTTAACTATGTTTTCCATTTATGTAGTTGATGATGAATACATAATAATTGGATCAGCCAACATCAACCAACGATCAATGGACGGTGCGAGAGACTCCGAGATAGCAATGGGGGCGTACCAACCATATCATTTATCGATTAGGCAACCAGCAAGGGGTCAAGTCCACGGTTTCCGTCTGGCGCTATGGTACGAGCACCTCGGCATGCTACATGACAGCTTCTTGACCCCAGAAAGCAAGGAATGCGTGAAGAAAGTGAACCAAATGGCTGACAAATATTGGGACCTCTTCTCAAAGGACGACCTTGACCAGGACTTGCCTGGTCACCTACTGAGCTACCCCATTGCCATTTCTAATGATGGAAATGTATCTGAGTTGCCAAATTTTGAGAACTTCCCTGACACTAAGGCTCGTATTCTTGGTGCCAAATCTGATTATCTCCCACCTATACTCACCACCTAATAAATGGAACTATGTATCGAATAAAAACCCGAATCACACATGGGTGATCAATCTACTACGTTGAA harbors:
- the LOC108485869 gene encoding phospholipase D alpha 1 isoform X1, whose amino-acid sequence is MTRTSLHGNLHVTIYEVNNLEGGGFFRKLMANVEESIGIGKGSGKLYATIDLEKARVGRTRKVESDDPSWNESFHIYCAHMANDVIFTVKQAGSIGANVIGRAYLPVEDILSGEEVDRWIELKDEEMQNLENEAKIHVKIRYFDVTKDRNWNRGIVSRKFPGVPYTYYPQRHGCKVFLYQDSHIPDGFIPKIPLAGSKYYEPHRCWEDIFDAVTNAKHLVYIAGWSVFTEIKLIRDSKRSKRGGDTKLGDLLKKKASQGVRVNLLIWDDRTSVGALKKDGLMATHDEETEKFFEDSDVNCVLCPRDPDDGGSIVQELQISTMFTHHQKIVVVDAAMPNGDTDRKRIVSFIGGLDLCDGRYDTPFHSLFRTLDTAHADDFHQPNFAEASINKGGPREPWHDIHCRLEGPIAWDVLFNFEQRWKRQGGKDVLLDIKDLEGTIIPPSPITYPNDHETWNVQLFRSIDGGAAFGFPDSPEDAARAGLVSGKDQIIDRSIQDAYINAIRRAQNFIYIENQYFLGSSFDWSADDDDIKPEDINALHLIPKELCLKVVSKIRAGERFTVYAVIPMWPEGIPESGSVQAILDWQRRTMNMMYKEIAQALKSEGRDEDPRNYLTFFCLGNREMKKGGEYEPTETPEPDSNHARAQDARRFMIYVHTKMMLVDDEYIIIGSANINQRSMDGARDSEIAMGAYQPYHLSIRQPARGQVHGFRLALWYEHLGMLHDSFLTPESKECVKKVNQMADKYWDLFSKDDLDQDLPGHLLSYPIAISNDGNVSELPNFENFPDTKARILGAKSDYLPPILTT
- the LOC108485869 gene encoding phospholipase D alpha 1 isoform X2 is translated as MTRTSLHGNLHVTIYEVNNLEGGGFFRKESIGIGKGSGKLYATIDLEKARVGRTRKVESDDPSWNESFHIYCAHMANDVIFTVKQAGSIGANVIGRAYLPVEDILSGEEVDRWIELKDEEMQNLENEAKIHVKIRYFDVTKDRNWNRGIVSRKFPGVPYTYYPQRHGCKVFLYQDSHIPDGFIPKIPLAGSKYYEPHRCWEDIFDAVTNAKHLVYIAGWSVFTEIKLIRDSKRSKRGGDTKLGDLLKKKASQGVRVNLLIWDDRTSVGALKKDGLMATHDEETEKFFEDSDVNCVLCPRDPDDGGSIVQELQISTMFTHHQKIVVVDAAMPNGDTDRKRIVSFIGGLDLCDGRYDTPFHSLFRTLDTAHADDFHQPNFAEASINKGGPREPWHDIHCRLEGPIAWDVLFNFEQRWKRQGGKDVLLDIKDLEGTIIPPSPITYPNDHETWNVQLFRSIDGGAAFGFPDSPEDAARAGLVSGKDQIIDRSIQDAYINAIRRAQNFIYIENQYFLGSSFDWSADDDDIKPEDINALHLIPKELCLKVVSKIRAGERFTVYAVIPMWPEGIPESGSVQAILDWQRRTMNMMYKEIAQALKSEGRDEDPRNYLTFFCLGNREMKKGGEYEPTETPEPDSNHARAQDARRFMIYVHTKMMLVDDEYIIIGSANINQRSMDGARDSEIAMGAYQPYHLSIRQPARGQVHGFRLALWYEHLGMLHDSFLTPESKECVKKVNQMADKYWDLFSKDDLDQDLPGHLLSYPIAISNDGNVSELPNFENFPDTKARILGAKSDYLPPILTT